Below is a window of Spelaeicoccus albus DNA.
CCGGCGTCGTACATCTTGCCGTGGCCGTCATAGATGCCCACATGCGACGACGTGGCCACCAGGTCCCCTGCCTTCGCTTTCGACTTCGAAATGATCTTCCCGGCCGCGCGTTGTCCCGAAGCACTGTGGGGCAGGCTTACACCCACCTTTTTGTACACGTACCGGGTGAACCCGGAGCAGTCCCATCCGGTCGAAGGGCTCGTCCCGCCGTACCTGTACTTGGTGCCCACGTACTTCTTGGCGAGTTTGATGACCTTTTCGCGCTTCGTGGTCGGCGACTTCTTGACGTGCACCGTCGGCTTACCGGCTTTCCGCCACTTCGCCTTGGAGATGGTGCGGTTTTCCATCAGGCCGTCGTAGTGGATCGTCGACTTGCCCGAGTACCGCCAGAAAGTGTCGCCCGGGAAGTGCTTGACCTTTTTCACGTGCGGCTTGCCGTACCTCTTGAAAGTGGCGGCGGATATGTGGCTGCCGTGCCCCTTGCGGAGATTCGTCATATAGGCGACCTTCGGGCTCCAGGACAGCCGCTCAAACCCATGGTTCGAGTACGTTTCGATGTGGCCGAGACTCGCTGCCTTGGAGTTGGAATACTGCCACTTGTGGTATCGACCCGATGGGCTTAAGAGCATGATCTGAGACGACGTGCCCCAACGGACGAACCGGCTGCCGGGCAGATAGGTGGTCGCCTTTCGAATGTGCGGTCGGCCGGCCCGCTTGTATTCGGAAGCTGTCAGGTGAACCCAGGAATTCGGGCCGGGCCAGTTGGTGTCGGCAATGACCGCCGTGTCCCATCCGTACTTGTAGTACTTCGCGTGGACCTTGATCAGCTTGTGGTGCCGTCTGGCTTTCTTCCACTGCGGATACGTCAGCTTGACGCGCGTGGTGCCGGTGACCTTGTAAATGGCCTTGGAATATTCGGCCTTCATATACTTCGCCGACGATGCGTAGGCGTCGACCGGAAGACCGGCCACGGCGCCTACGGCAAGAACGAGTGTTCCAACGGTAAGCGCGCGCATGCGCCTGAGGGGGTGTCGCAATGTCATAGTGCTCTCCGAAGCCTGCGAAGTTAGCTGTCGGGTTCGGGCTGGAGTTGCCCGGCGGAACTCGTCCGCTTCACCCCGTTGGCGGCCATGCCGTCAAGTTGGGTTCCCCGCCGCTGCCGTCATCACTAATCGACCGGTTGGAACGGCAGCGTTCGGCTTTTCCGTCCGGGCCCACCTCTTCGGTGCGATGGGCAGAACTAACTTAGCGCACTTTCAATGCAAATGGACATGCCGATCGAGATGAATTTGAAATCATTCCGTGACCGAATGGTTGAAATCGGCCATCCGGGATCCCACGCCGAGATACTCGGCGATTGCCGCTGCGCAGCGCGGAGCAGCGAATCCGTCGCCATACGGATTGGCCGCCTTCGACATCTCGGCATACGCGTCCGGGTCGTCCAACAACTGCGAAACTTCTTTGACGATCCGCTCGCGATCGGTGCCGATCAGTTTGACGGTTCCGGCCTCGACGGCCTCGGGCCGCTCGGTGCTATCGCGCATCACCAGCACCGGTTTTCCGAGCGACGGAGCCTCTTCCTGCACGCCGCCGGAATCGGTCAGGACGATGGTGCTCTCGGCCAAGAGGTGCGTGAACTCCCGGTAATCGAGCGGCTCGACAACCGTGACATTCGAAAGATTCTCGAGATGCGGCAGCATCGCCTCACGCATCACGGGACTGCGGTGAGCCGGGAACACGATGCGCAATTCCGGCCGCTCGGCGGCGAGCTGTCGCAGTGCTCTGCCGACGTTCGACATCGCGTCGCCGTAGTTCTCTCGGCGATGAGTCGTGACGAGCAGCAACGGCCCGTCACGGCGGATCGCGGCCCGCAGCTCCGGCGCCGTGAACGCAGCCGGCGCTTTCACGACAGTGTGCAAAGCATCGATGACGGTGTTGCCCGTGACGACGATCTCGCCGTCGGGAACTCCCTCGCGAATGAGATTGGCTCGGCTGGATTGTGTGGGCGCAAGATGAAGCGAGGCGATCTGCGTGGTGACCTTGCGGTTGATTTCTTCGGGAAACGGCGAATACCTGTGACCGGACCGCAGCCCAGCTTCAAGGTGCACGACGGGGATCTTCTCGTAGAACGCCGCAAGCGCGGCAGCCGTCGACGTGCCCGTGTTCCCTTGCACGACAACGGCGTCCGGACGAACCGTCGCAAACAAGCTGCTCAGTCCGGCGAGAGCCTTCGCCGTGATCGCCGACAGCGTCTGCCTCGGGGAATGGATATTCAAATCGTGATCCCCGGCAATTCCGAACAAGTCGTTCACCTGGTCGAGCATTTCGCGGTGCTGGCCGGTCACCGTGACGAACACGTCGAGCTCCGGGCCCTCACGCAGCAAGGCAATCAGTGGTGCCATTTTGACCGCTTCGGGGCGGGTGCCGTAGATCGGCATGATCAACGGCGCGGCGCGTTCAGGCAAAGTCGGCCATCGAGTCGTTGTTCAATGCGTGCGTGAGTTCGGTCATGGCGTCGGGATCGGCCTTCACGATGGAAGCGCCGGAGTCCGACCGTCCCGGAGCCCCGTGCGGGGCGGTCAAGAAGTCGACGTGGTTCATGGTGATCTTGCGCATGCTCCACCCGAGCGCCACCATCGATTTGGGGGTAAAGGCCGAGTCGACGGTGAGGTACGGGGCAAGGGTCTGCACGAGCTTCGACACTTTGTCCGGCCTGCCGAGCGTGTCCTTATTGAGGACGGCGCGCAATACGCCCCGCAGAAATGCCTGCTGATTGCGCATCCGCTGGAAACCGCCGTCCTTGAACGCGTGCCGTTCCCGCACGAACGACAAGGCTTCCGCGCCGTCCAACTTCTGCCGGCCTCGCTCGAATGTGAAATCACGCGTTGTGAATGACTGGGATACGTCGACGGTGACGCCTCCAAGCTGTTTCGTCAGCTTCGCGAACCCATCGAAATCGATCATCGCTACATGGTTGATTGGCACTCCGGCGACATCTTCGACGGTCCGCACCGCAAGCCGCAGTCCACCGTAGGCAAGCGCTGCATTGAGCTTGGCTTTGCCGTGGCCCGGAACATCCACCCAAAGATCGCGAGGAAACGAGATCACATAGGCGTGCGTGTGAGCCTCGTTCATGTGCAGCAGCATGATGACGTCGGCCCGCTGCCCCTTGATCCGCGATCCTTCGGGGCGCTCGTCGGACCCGAGGAGCAAAATGTTCTCGACGCCGCGGGCCCGGTCATCGTTCTTGTGCGCGTCGTGTGACAGGGCATCGGACACGTACGTCGTGTTGGATTGAATGGTGTGCTGCAGCGACCAGGCGTACCCGCCCGATACCGTGACCGCTGCTGCGAGAACGACGACCAGACAGACCGTCAGCGTCCAAAACGTCCGCCGCGAGCGCCGGTTCGAATGCCGGGCTCCGCGCACAGCACCGCGAGGCACAGGCGAGGATCCGGGTTGCGCTGGGTCGCGGTGGGAGGGCACTGTCGTAGTATAGCGACGGGACAGACTACACCTGCAAACCGTGGCGATACTGTATTCTAAATGGGTCGTTCATTGAATTCTTGATGAATTGCGGGAATTCTTTCATCAATTGCGGAGGCTATCGGAACGTGTCGCGCGAGGCGCCAACTGGACCGCGAGGCACGCGTAGCTCACTGAGCGCCCTCGGAAAGTTCTGGCGCAGCGACTTCCGCATCGTCCTCGATCTCATTGCCTGGCTGATCAGTCTGGGCATGGTGGCCAGTGTCCGCTACGACATGGCCGATGCATGGGCAAATCACACCGGTCTGCTCACTGCGGCAGCAATCGTCGTAGTCCTTCACCTCGGGCTCGGCATGTTCTTGGTCTATCGCGGGCAGTACCGTTACGGCTCAACGGATGAGCTGATCGGCTTGGCCACGGTCGTCGGCATCACCACGGCCGTCCTGCTGGTCGTGGCCTTGTTGTTGCCGGCACCGCGAATTGTGCCTCTGTCGGTACCGCCGGTCGCGGGGGCGGTCGCGCTGGTGCTGATCGTCATCGAGCGGTGGGCCGGCAAGCGGATGCGCGACACACACCGTCCCACGACCCACCGCGTCGAGATCCAACGCGCCATCATCGTCGGCGCGGGCGACGGCGGCCTGACGGCGGTTCGCATCATGCACGGCGACGTGCATTCGAAATACCGGCCGGTCGCGCTCCTCGACGATGACCTCGCCAAGCGCTACTTGCGCATCGACGGCGTCCACGTCATGGGCCGGCTGTCCGATCTGGAGCGCGTGGCGACAGCGCTGAATGCGGACGTCGTCGTGTTCGCGATTCCCACAGCCGGCAAGGAAGTCCTCAACGCAGCCGCCGATACCGCTGCCCGGCTGAAGCTGAAATTCAAAGTACTGCCCTCGTTCAACGAGTCGGCGCTGCAGACGTCCCGCGGCTCCCTGGCTGGGACGGCCGACGTGCGGCCGATCGGCCAGTTCCGCGATGTGTCGTTGTTCGACTTGATCGGCCGGCATCAGATCAAGACGGATGTCGAGCAGATTTCGCAATATCTAGCCGGCAAGACGGTGCTGGTGACCGGCGCCGGCGGTTCGATCGGTTCGCGGCTCTGCGCCGAGATTTCGCGGTTTGCCGTGAAACGGCTCGTCATGACCGACCGTGACGAGTCGGGCCTGCACTCGGTCGAGCTCGGTATCGGCGGCAGGGCACTGTTGACGTCGCCCGATTTGGTCCTCGGTGATCTGCGCGACTCGGGTTTCATCCCGCAGCTTTTCGCATCAGCGCAGCCGGACGTCGTGTTCCATGCCGCGGCGCTCAAGCATCTTCCGCTGCTCGAGTCGTTCCCCGAAGAAGCCGTCAAAACCAACGTCCTGGTCACCGATCGGCTTTTGACGGAGGCGCGTAGACACCGAATCGACAGGTTCGTGCACATCTCGACCGACAAGGCCGCAGAGCCGACAAGCGTTCTCGGCCTGACAAAGAGGATCGCCGAACGCCTCACGGCGACCACGAACGACGACGAGCTGCCGGGTACGTATCTATCGGTACGTTTCGGCAATGTGCTTGGATCCCGCGGGTCCGTGTTGACCACCTTTGCGTCGCAGGTCGCGTCCGGGGGGCCTCTTACCGTGACCGACCCGCAGATGCGCCGGTATTTCATGACCGTCGACGAGGCGTGCGAGCTCGTCGTCCAGGCCGGCGCGATCGGGGCCAGCCGTGAAGTGCTCGTGCTCGACATGGGCGAACAAGTGTTGATCGAAGACCTGGCCCGGCGTATGGCGGAAATGGGCGGCCATCCCGAGATGGCAATCGAATACACCGGACTGCGCCACGGCGAGAAGCTGCTGGAGAAACGTCTGAGCAAATACGAAGCCGACAGCCGGCCGTCGCATCCACAAGTCTCCCAAGTGCCGGTGCCGCCGTTTACCGACAACGTGGTCGAGAGGTTGTCGTACATGGTCCGGCAGCCGATGACCGAGGACGTGCGCCGGGAGCTTGTGAAAGAACTGAACATTGCCAGCAGGATCGGCCTGGACCGATCACGATCGCCCCGATGATTCTCGCCTTCCTGGTCGCCGGCACCGTCGCTGCAGTCGTTACCGCGCTCACTCTCGCCGTCGCCGTGCCCCAGTTGAACAAGCACGGCATCATCGACGTTCCGTCAGACCGCTCGTCGCACGCCGCACCCATCACGCGCGGCGGGGGCATCGCACCAGTCATCGGCGTCGTAACGGGCATCATCGCCGGCTGGCTGACGTTGTCGACGGCAATGAGCCTCATGCAAACCGCGGCGGCGCTCATGATCGCCGTGTCGACGATCGTCTTCGTGCTGGTTTTCGCCGGGTTCGGATTCGCCGAGGACGTGCTGGGACTCCACGTCGGCTCACGGCTCGCACTCCAGTTGGTGGTCTCTGCGTTCTTTGCCGTCGAACTCATCGTGTGGAGCGGGCATTCGTGGGCGTGGTTGCCGATCATCGCCGTGTCCAACGTAGTCGGCGTGAACTTCACGAACTTCATGGATGGCATCAACGGGATCACGTCGCTCTTCGCTGCGGTGGCCGGAGCCTGGTTCCTGATCGTCGAGATCCACGGCGGCGAGCCCACCTTGGCGTGTATTTCACTCGTGTTGCTGGTGGCGGCTCTCGTGTTTCTCCCCAGCAATGCGCCGCGGGCGAAGGTGTTCATGGGCGATGTCGGCAGTTACGGAATCGGCGCAGCGGTGTGCGCAGTCGTGTGCTGGCTGATCTTCACCGGGGTCAGTCTGCCCGTGGCGCTGGCGCCGGTCGTCCTTTATCTGTCCGATGCGGGATTCACGCTGGTACGGCGGAGCATCGGCCGCGAGAACCTTGCCGATGCCCATCGCACTCACGTCTATCAGCGCCTGACCGACTTGGGGTATCCGCACATTGCCGTCACGCTCATGACTGTTGGCGTTTCGATGGCGCTCTGCACCCTGAGCACGGCATTCCTGTTCAATGCTCCGGTCATCCTGCGCCTGCTGGCGATCGTGACCGGCGCCATCATCGTCGTCGCCTATCTGGCGTCGCCGCGTTGGCTGCGTCCCGTCGGACGGCGGCATCGGCAAATCGGGGTGCGCGCATGAAAATTTTGCTGGTAACCAACTATTACGAGCCGGAGGTCGGAGCACCGCAACGACGCTGGGCGAACTTGGCTCAGCGATTCACGGCGGCCGGCCACCAGCTGTGCGTTTTGGCTCCGGTTCCGCATTACCCGAGCGGTACCGCTTCCGAGAGCACCTTGCGCGCGCACCCCGTCGGCCGTCTGAAGAACGGCAATCACGGCGAAACGATAGTGCGGGTGCCTTTTCGTGAATATTCGGAGTCGATGGCATCGCTCTTGCTCGACCAGGGAGTCAACTCCGCCGGCTCCGTCGCGCAGGCCGCCCGATGGTTTTCCGGCACCGGACGACGTCCCGACGTCGTGATCGCATCGATTCCGGGTCTACCGACGATGCTGGCCGGGCAGGCGATTGCTCGGCTTTTTCGCATCCCGCTCGTCGCCGAGATGCGCGATGCGTGGCCGGACTTGATCAGCGACGGCGGCCTCCTCCGTGGGCTGATGCGAGGAGTTCCGGGCGCCGAACGGCTTGAAGGTGCGATGATGTCGTTCTTCACCTGGCTGCAGCGGCACTCAAGCCTCGTCGTGACGACCACCGAGTCTTTTGCCGGTGCACTGCGTTCTCGCGGCATTGCCCAGACGGTCGCGGTGCGGAATGGTTCCGAAGTTCCGGCCGTCGCCGATCACCGCGAAGCTCCGCGGTCCCCCGACGAATTCCACGCTCTTTATCTTGGAACAGTGGGTCGATCGCAGGATCTCGACACCGCGGTGAGGGCCGCCTGTCGTGCCGCAGATCTCGGCACGCCGATCACGTTGCGCATTGTGGGTGCGGGAGCGTCGTCAGCGGAGCTTCGTCGGCTGGCAAACGAGCTCAACGCGCCGGTCGAATTCAGTCCGCCGGTTGAGCCGGAAGAACTGTCGCGGGCTTATGCGTGGGCCGACACCCATATCGTGTCCCTGCGTGATTGGCCGGCTTTCGGCATGACTGTGCCGTCGAAGCTCTACGAGGTCATGGGCACAGGGCATCACGTCAGCGGAGTGCTCACCGGCGAGGCGGCGCAGATCGTGAACGCGGCAAGGGCCGGAGACGTCGTCACTCCCGGCGACCATCGGGCACTTGGCGATTTGTGGGCGAAACTGCACGCCGACAGGTCACGGCTCGCAGCCGACCGCCACGGGCGTGCGTGGATCGCCGCACACGCCGATTACGATGCGCTCGCAAGCCGATACCTCAATATTCTTGAGGAGCTCGTATGACAGCGACTCCCGGCAGCCGTCTCACTCCCGGCGAATTGGCGCGCAATACGGTGATCACGGCGCGTCTGGTCGGCGAACACCTTCACGACGACCCGATGATGCTCCTCTTTCAATCCACGAGGCGGCTACCCCGGCGGATCGTCCGACCGATGGCTGCCATAGCGAAGCGGCTGGCAAACGTGACGAAGCGGCGCGGCGGTCTGGCGTTCGCCGCGTGGGCCGCCGGTAACGACGGCGAGGCGCAGCAAATTGTTGCTGCAGGGCTCGAGTCGAGGGCGGCGAGTCGAGGCCCGGAACACTCGCGCGACACTCGCTGGCTGGGCGAGATCGCCTTGCAGCTCGGGCTTGCCGACGCTGCCGAACAATATGCGGCGATGCTGGCACCCGAATCGCGGGCCGGCAGGGGGCTTCGCTCGCGCCTGCGATGGTATCGGGGCGACATGTCCGGGGCTCTCGGCGCTCTCAGCGGTACTTCTCGCAGTGAGAGCCGCTCGCGACGTCGACTGGCCTCCGAGATCGCGACGATGGATGCCGGATGGTCCCCGTCGTTGGTTGAGCGAGGAGCTTACGACGAGTCGAAACCCGACGACGCGAAAACCCGCATCCTCCATCTCCTCACCAATTCGCTCCCCCACACTTTCAGCGGCTACACCATGCGCTCCCATGCCGTACTTCGCGCGCAAGCCGCAGCCGGCATGCAGCCAACTGCCGTGACTCGCCTTGGTTACCCGGTGGCAATCGGTGCCCCGCTTGCCAATACGCTCGATATCGTCGACGACATCGACTATTACCGGTTACTGCCGGCAAAGATGGCGGAAACTCCGGCCGCGCGGCTTCAACAGCAAGCGACGCTTCTGGCTCAATTGGTTGACGACTTACGCCCCGGCATCCTCCACACGACGACGCACTTCACGAACGCGCTGGTAGCCAAAGCCGTTGCACGCAGCCGCGGGATCCCGTGGGTGTACGAAGTGCGGGGGCTGCTCGAGGACACTTGGGCGGCCGGACGTGCGGATCCGGTGGCCGCACTGGAGTCCGAACGCTACCGAGCATTCAAAGCCAAAGAGACCGAATGCATGCTCGACGCGGATCTCGTCGTCACCCTCGGCGCGCCAATGCGTGATCTACTCATCGAGCGAGGCGTACCGGCCGACAAAACGATAGTGGTGCCGAATGCGATCGACGATCGGCTACTGGACTTCGACGACATCGCACCGGCGGAGGCGCGGGCCGCGCTTGACCTCCCCCGCGACGGTATCTGGGTCGGCACTGTCAGCAGTCTTGTCGACTACGAGGGTCTGGACACGCTGGTCGACGCCGTCGCCTCGGCACGAACGTCCGGGCGCGACGTCCGGCTTTTGATAGTCGGTGACGGAGTGTCGCGCAGCCGGCTGATGCAAAAAGCACAAGACGCCGGGCTGGGCACGGCGGCCGTGTTCACCGGGCGAGTACCGAAGTCGGCGACCCCTGACTACTTCCGCGCGCTCGACGTGTTCTGCGTGCCCCGCCGGGATCTGCCGGTATGCCGGATGGTGTCGCCACTCAAGCCGGTCGAAGCCATGGGCATGCGTCGTCCACTGATAGTCAGCGATCTGCCGGCGCTAGCCGAGTTAATCGACGATGGTCGCAACGGAATTGCCGTAGCCCCGGATGATGCAGCAGCTTTCGCACACGCGATCGCAAAGCTCGGTGACGATCCAGCCGTGCGCCGTTCGATGGGCGAATCCGGGCATCGGCAGGTGCGACAACAACGAACGTGGTCGCAAAACGCAGCGAAATACCAGCGCGCGTACGAATCGCTGCGGCCAGCGATAGCACGGACTGCACGATAAGCTTGGCCGACACTGAAAACATTCGAGAAGAAGAGATACGGATTGAGTTCGACTGACCCGAAGACGTGGCACCCCAGC
It encodes the following:
- a CDS encoding C40 family peptidase: MTLRHPLRRMRALTVGTLVLAVGAVAGLPVDAYASSAKYMKAEYSKAIYKVTGTTRVKLTYPQWKKARRHHKLIKVHAKYYKYGWDTAVIADTNWPGPNSWVHLTASEYKRAGRPHIRKATTYLPGSRFVRWGTSSQIMLLSPSGRYHKWQYSNSKAASLGHIETYSNHGFERLSWSPKVAYMTNLRKGHGSHISAATFKRYGKPHVKKVKHFPGDTFWRYSGKSTIHYDGLMENRTISKAKWRKAGKPTVHVKKSPTTKREKVIKLAKKYVGTKYRYGGTSPSTGWDCSGFTRYVYKKVGVSLPHSASGQRAAGKIISKSKAKAGDLVATSSHVGIYDGHGKMYDAGNTRVDTIHRTFSWMKPLKYVRVLP
- a CDS encoding LCP family protein, producing MPRGAVRGARHSNRRSRRTFWTLTVCLVVVLAAAVTVSGGYAWSLQHTIQSNTTYVSDALSHDAHKNDDRARGVENILLLGSDERPEGSRIKGQRADVIMLLHMNEAHTHAYVISFPRDLWVDVPGHGKAKLNAALAYGGLRLAVRTVEDVAGVPINHVAMIDFDGFAKLTKQLGGVTVDVSQSFTTRDFTFERGRQKLDGAEALSFVRERHAFKDGGFQRMRNQQAFLRGVLRAVLNKDTLGRPDKVSKLVQTLAPYLTVDSAFTPKSMVALGWSMRKITMNHVDFLTAPHGAPGRSDSGASIVKADPDAMTELTHALNNDSMADFA
- a CDS encoding glycosyltransferase family 4 protein, coding for MTATPGSRLTPGELARNTVITARLVGEHLHDDPMMLLFQSTRRLPRRIVRPMAAIAKRLANVTKRRGGLAFAAWAAGNDGEAQQIVAAGLESRAASRGPEHSRDTRWLGEIALQLGLADAAEQYAAMLAPESRAGRGLRSRLRWYRGDMSGALGALSGTSRSESRSRRRLASEIATMDAGWSPSLVERGAYDESKPDDAKTRILHLLTNSLPHTFSGYTMRSHAVLRAQAAAGMQPTAVTRLGYPVAIGAPLANTLDIVDDIDYYRLLPAKMAETPAARLQQQATLLAQLVDDLRPGILHTTTHFTNALVAKAVARSRGIPWVYEVRGLLEDTWAAGRADPVAALESERYRAFKAKETECMLDADLVVTLGAPMRDLLIERGVPADKTIVVPNAIDDRLLDFDDIAPAEARAALDLPRDGIWVGTVSSLVDYEGLDTLVDAVASARTSGRDVRLLIVGDGVSRSRLMQKAQDAGLGTAAVFTGRVPKSATPDYFRALDVFCVPRRDLPVCRMVSPLKPVEAMGMRRPLIVSDLPALAELIDDGRNGIAVAPDDAAAFAHAIAKLGDDPAVRRSMGESGHRQVRQQRTWSQNAAKYQRAYESLRPAIARTAR
- a CDS encoding glycosyltransferase family 4 protein — protein: MKILLVTNYYEPEVGAPQRRWANLAQRFTAAGHQLCVLAPVPHYPSGTASESTLRAHPVGRLKNGNHGETIVRVPFREYSESMASLLLDQGVNSAGSVAQAARWFSGTGRRPDVVIASIPGLPTMLAGQAIARLFRIPLVAEMRDAWPDLISDGGLLRGLMRGVPGAERLEGAMMSFFTWLQRHSSLVVTTTESFAGALRSRGIAQTVAVRNGSEVPAVADHREAPRSPDEFHALYLGTVGRSQDLDTAVRAACRAADLGTPITLRIVGAGASSAELRRLANELNAPVEFSPPVEPEELSRAYAWADTHIVSLRDWPAFGMTVPSKLYEVMGTGHHVSGVLTGEAAQIVNAARAGDVVTPGDHRALGDLWAKLHADRSRLAADRHGRAWIAAHADYDALASRYLNILEELV
- a CDS encoding polysaccharide biosynthesis protein, translated to MSREAPTGPRGTRSSLSALGKFWRSDFRIVLDLIAWLISLGMVASVRYDMADAWANHTGLLTAAAIVVVLHLGLGMFLVYRGQYRYGSTDELIGLATVVGITTAVLLVVALLLPAPRIVPLSVPPVAGAVALVLIVIERWAGKRMRDTHRPTTHRVEIQRAIIVGAGDGGLTAVRIMHGDVHSKYRPVALLDDDLAKRYLRIDGVHVMGRLSDLERVATALNADVVVFAIPTAGKEVLNAAADTAARLKLKFKVLPSFNESALQTSRGSLAGTADVRPIGQFRDVSLFDLIGRHQIKTDVEQISQYLAGKTVLVTGAGGSIGSRLCAEISRFAVKRLVMTDRDESGLHSVELGIGGRALLTSPDLVLGDLRDSGFIPQLFASAQPDVVFHAAALKHLPLLESFPEEAVKTNVLVTDRLLTEARRHRIDRFVHISTDKAAEPTSVLGLTKRIAERLTATTNDDELPGTYLSVRFGNVLGSRGSVLTTFASQVASGGPLTVTDPQMRRYFMTVDEACELVVQAGAIGASREVLVLDMGEQVLIEDLARRMAEMGGHPEMAIEYTGLRHGEKLLEKRLSKYEADSRPSHPQVSQVPVPPFTDNVVERLSYMVRQPMTEDVRRELVKELNIASRIGLDRSRSPR
- the wecB gene encoding non-hydrolyzing UDP-N-acetylglucosamine 2-epimerase, whose translation is MPIYGTRPEAVKMAPLIALLREGPELDVFVTVTGQHREMLDQVNDLFGIAGDHDLNIHSPRQTLSAITAKALAGLSSLFATVRPDAVVVQGNTGTSTAAALAAFYEKIPVVHLEAGLRSGHRYSPFPEEINRKVTTQIASLHLAPTQSSRANLIREGVPDGEIVVTGNTVIDALHTVVKAPAAFTAPELRAAIRRDGPLLLVTTHRRENYGDAMSNVGRALRQLAAERPELRIVFPAHRSPVMREAMLPHLENLSNVTVVEPLDYREFTHLLAESTIVLTDSGGVQEEAPSLGKPVLVMRDSTERPEAVEAGTVKLIGTDRERIVKEVSQLLDDPDAYAEMSKAANPYGDGFAAPRCAAAIAEYLGVGSRMADFNHSVTE